A genomic stretch from Sphingomonas sp. HDW15A includes:
- a CDS encoding MarR family transcriptional regulator, giving the protein MESLPFEIAETAHALRRAFDRRAAALSVTRAQWKVLFRLSRMPGLRQVELADMLDVEPITLSRIVDRLADANLVERRADPADRRAWRLYVTEGATPLVAKLRRLGEAMTEEAFAGIPRDQLDTVRAALAQVRDNLSAPSQPGRISA; this is encoded by the coding sequence TCGCCGCGCCTTTGATCGTCGCGCCGCCGCGCTCAGCGTCACACGCGCGCAGTGGAAAGTGCTGTTCCGTCTCAGCCGAATGCCCGGCCTGCGCCAGGTCGAGCTTGCCGACATGCTGGATGTCGAGCCGATCACTCTGTCCCGTATCGTCGACCGGCTCGCCGACGCCAATCTGGTCGAGCGCCGCGCCGACCCCGCAGATCGCCGCGCCTGGCGCCTTTACGTTACCGAGGGGGCGACGCCGCTCGTCGCGAAGTTGCGGCGGCTTGGCGAGGCCATGACCGAGGAAGCCTTCGCCGGCATCCCGCGGGACCAGCTCGATACGGTTCGCGCCGCGCTCGCGCAGGTCCGCGACAATCTTAGCGCCCCAAGTCAGCCGGGCAGGATCAGCGCATGA
- a CDS encoding HlyD family secretion protein, whose amino-acid sequence MNKPQTITEDMTAAKPAKRRRDSKKTKRWVAMLSIPLILIGIGLYWWITSGATVETDNAAVKQDIVSVSALVNGPISGVDVKNGDQVRRGDVLFRIDPAPFQVALEQAEAQLAAARLQTSQLRTQAAGTGADISGSAAELEIKRNALARQQALLKRGFTTRADYEDALAEVRVAETALADARARAANANAAIAPGEQPSIAQAQAAVDKARLDLSRTVVRAPMDGVVANADRLQIGQMAAQGLGMLSLVHGKDAWVEANFKEKDVGKIAPGQKVRIEIDAYPGVDFTGHVESVGAGTGSEFAILPAQNANGNWVKVSQRVPVRIAIDGNPKKPLIAGLSATATVSLRD is encoded by the coding sequence ATGAATAAGCCCCAGACCATCACCGAAGACATGACCGCGGCCAAGCCTGCGAAGCGTCGTCGCGATTCGAAAAAGACGAAGCGCTGGGTAGCGATGCTGTCTATCCCGCTCATCCTCATCGGCATCGGCCTTTATTGGTGGATCACCAGCGGCGCGACCGTCGAGACCGACAATGCCGCCGTGAAGCAAGACATCGTCTCCGTCAGCGCGCTCGTGAACGGCCCGATCAGTGGGGTGGACGTGAAAAACGGCGACCAGGTCCGGCGCGGTGACGTGCTGTTCCGGATTGATCCGGCACCGTTTCAGGTCGCTCTGGAACAGGCCGAGGCCCAGCTAGCCGCGGCCCGCCTGCAGACCAGCCAGCTTCGCACTCAGGCCGCGGGCACCGGCGCCGACATCAGCGGTTCCGCTGCAGAGCTCGAAATCAAGCGAAACGCGCTCGCCCGGCAGCAGGCCCTGCTGAAGCGCGGCTTCACCACGCGCGCCGATTATGAGGACGCTTTGGCCGAGGTGCGGGTCGCCGAAACCGCGCTTGCCGATGCGCGCGCCCGCGCGGCCAATGCCAATGCCGCGATCGCGCCCGGCGAACAGCCGTCGATCGCCCAGGCGCAGGCCGCCGTCGACAAGGCCCGGCTCGATCTCAGCCGGACGGTCGTCCGCGCGCCGATGGATGGTGTCGTCGCCAATGCCGACCGCCTCCAGATCGGGCAGATGGCCGCCCAGGGACTCGGCATGCTTTCGCTCGTCCATGGCAAGGACGCGTGGGTCGAGGCCAACTTCAAAGAGAAGGACGTCGGCAAGATCGCACCGGGACAGAAGGTGCGGATCGAGATTGACGCCTATCCGGGTGTCGATTTCACGGGCCACGTCGAAAGCGTCGGCGCCGGCACCGGAAGCGAATTTGCGATCCTTCCGGCGCAGAATGCCAACGGCAACTGGGTCAAGGTCAGCCAGCGCGTACCGGTCCGGATCGCCATCGATGGCAATCCGAAGAAGCCGCTGATCGCCGGCCTGTCGGCAACCGCGACCGTCTCGCTCCGCGACTAG
- a CDS encoding DUF6766 family protein, which produces MVFKKYAYAWLTVAFFAVSLFLHWYFGWRSYVDEAIAHGQAPQQAEYLNEMMRDTFENWQSEFLQLLWQVVGLAYFLYVGSPSSKENDDRLEAKVDALLIMKGHKGQEIMEKLDRHYLRVQGHAEPHGHSELEDILGTLREKGRR; this is translated from the coding sequence ATGGTCTTCAAGAAATACGCCTATGCGTGGCTCACGGTCGCTTTCTTTGCTGTCTCCCTTTTCCTGCACTGGTATTTCGGGTGGCGAAGCTACGTTGACGAAGCGATCGCGCACGGCCAGGCGCCGCAGCAGGCGGAATATCTCAATGAGATGATGCGGGACACGTTCGAGAACTGGCAGTCGGAGTTCCTCCAGCTCCTGTGGCAAGTGGTTGGCCTAGCCTATTTTCTTTACGTCGGGTCGCCGAGTTCGAAAGAGAATGACGACCGGCTGGAAGCCAAGGTCGATGCGCTGCTGATCATGAAAGGGCACAAGGGCCAAGAAATCATGGAGAAGCTCGACCGGCACTATCTGCGGGTCCAAGGGCATGCCGAGCCGCACGGACATTCCGAGCTTGAAGACATTCTCGGCACACTCCGAGAGAAGGGTCGACGCTAA
- a CDS encoding YerC/YecD family TrpR-related protein: MSLSDARTALADDLAVAIAAIDTAEEARAFLADLCTPAEIHALAERWYVARLLDQGAMTYREIHDATGVSTTTVVRVARFLKQEVNGGYRRVLDRLRGAA; the protein is encoded by the coding sequence TTGTCGCTCAGCGATGCACGCACGGCCCTCGCCGACGATCTTGCGGTCGCGATCGCCGCGATCGACACCGCCGAGGAAGCCCGCGCCTTCCTTGCCGACCTCTGCACGCCTGCCGAGATCCACGCATTGGCTGAGCGCTGGTATGTCGCTCGACTGCTCGATCAGGGGGCGATGACCTATCGCGAGATTCACGACGCGACCGGGGTCAGCACGACAACGGTGGTTCGCGTCGCCCGCTTCCTCAAGCAGGAAGTCAATGGCGGTTACCGCCGCGTCCTCGACCGGCTTCGGGGCGCAGCATGA
- a CDS encoding Crp/Fnr family transcriptional regulator, with protein sequence MMSARQSPALLPFLQKLERGCTFTGEERDAILALPFTPMQIEANRDFLREGQPVDCSTFVFSGMVGAFKQDRSGRRQVVSIYIPGDMVDLHSVPVPETAAALQSLVATTVLHVPHPALRDIAARYPKIAFAFWRQSVLDAAILMEWVMNLGQRNARCRTAHFLCELAYRAHRRTPADGSRIPYGVTQFALADILGLTPVHVNRTLQLLRSEGLIDTIDRSIHRILDWKGLVKAGDFHPGYLKLDEEAMTGWSCHPQVALAN encoded by the coding sequence ATGATGTCTGCCAGACAATCGCCGGCACTGCTTCCATTCCTCCAGAAGCTGGAGCGCGGCTGCACCTTCACCGGCGAGGAACGCGATGCGATTCTTGCACTTCCTTTCACGCCCATGCAGATCGAGGCCAATCGCGACTTTCTCCGCGAAGGCCAGCCCGTCGACTGCAGCACCTTCGTCTTTTCCGGAATGGTCGGCGCCTTCAAACAGGACAGAAGCGGCCGCCGGCAGGTCGTCTCCATCTACATCCCGGGCGACATGGTCGACCTGCACAGCGTCCCGGTTCCCGAAACCGCGGCGGCACTTCAGTCGCTCGTTGCGACGACCGTGCTCCATGTGCCGCACCCGGCGCTTCGCGACATTGCGGCTCGCTATCCCAAAATCGCATTCGCCTTCTGGCGGCAAAGCGTTCTGGACGCCGCCATCCTGATGGAATGGGTGATGAACCTGGGCCAGCGCAATGCCCGCTGCCGGACAGCGCATTTTCTCTGTGAGCTCGCCTATCGCGCGCATCGCAGGACCCCGGCGGACGGCTCGCGAATTCCTTATGGCGTCACACAGTTCGCCCTCGCCGACATCCTCGGGCTCACCCCGGTGCACGTCAACCGCACGCTCCAGCTCCTGCGCAGTGAAGGGCTGATTGACACGATCGATCGCTCGATTCACCGGATTCTCGATTGGAAGGGCCTGGTTAAGGCCGGCGATTTCCATCCCGGCTATCTGAAGCTTGACGAGGAGGCGATGACGGGCTGGTCTTGCCATCCCCAGGTGGCGCTCGCGAACTAG
- a CDS encoding MFS transporter codes for MLQNLYGYSVLQSGFLTAPRGIGTLVSMLLAGRLVGRIDSRLLVGIGIALMALSLWMMTGFALDQPSRPVIVSGVVQGLGLGLIFVPLQSLAFETLAPKMRTTAASLLNLSRNIGGSVGISVVSAQLVRMSQVAHADIASHVTANTIPTADPTLLQTIAPQGPVALSIINAEVTRQAIFIAYLDDFKLMMIVCLAVLPLLLLMKRGRRPGSSRPPLPVD; via the coding sequence TTGCTTCAGAACCTCTACGGCTATTCGGTCCTCCAGTCGGGTTTCCTCACCGCTCCGCGCGGCATCGGCACGTTGGTCTCGATGCTGCTCGCCGGGCGCCTCGTCGGCCGCATCGACAGCCGACTGCTCGTCGGCATCGGAATCGCCTTGATGGCGCTGTCGCTGTGGATGATGACCGGCTTCGCGCTCGACCAGCCGTCCAGGCCAGTCATCGTCAGCGGGGTCGTCCAGGGCCTCGGCCTCGGTCTCATCTTCGTGCCGCTGCAGAGCCTGGCGTTCGAGACCCTTGCACCGAAAATGCGCACCACCGCCGCCTCGCTGCTCAACCTGTCGCGCAACATCGGCGGCTCGGTCGGCATTTCGGTGGTCAGCGCCCAACTCGTCCGGATGAGCCAGGTCGCGCATGCCGATATCGCCAGCCACGTGACGGCCAACACCATCCCGACCGCCGACCCGACCTTGCTACAGACCATCGCCCCGCAAGGCCCGGTGGCCCTTTCGATCATCAACGCCGAAGTGACTCGTCAAGCGATCTTCATTGCCTACCTCGACGATTTCAAATTGATGATGATTGTCTGTCTCGCGGTCTTGCCGCTCCTGCTGCTGATGAAGCGCGGGCGCCGACCGGGTTCATCAAGACCTCCGCTCCCGGTTGACTGA